The Streptomyces sp. HSG2 genome has a segment encoding these proteins:
- a CDS encoding GMC family oxidoreductase: MTDSEDKGRGYDYDVVVVGSGFGGSVAALRLTEKGYRVGVLEAGRRFTRDTLPKNSWDLANYLWAPRLGLYGLQRVHFLGSVMVLAGAGVGGGSLNYANTLYEPPRPFFEDPQWRDVTDWRAELEPYYEQGRRMLGVRVNPTTTESDTHLKAAAERMGCGETFHMAPVGVFFGDGEDSDGKTRARPGRKAPDPYFGGAGPERHACTECGACMTGCRVGAKNTLTENYLHLAERAGAVIHPMTTVVSVTEDGRGGHVVVCRPTAGLGRGRPGRTLRARHVVLAAGTYGTQTLLHRMRAKGLLPRVSDRLGMLTRTNSEALVGAQTDDRRYRRATGRRRVDFTRGVAITSSIHPDADTHIEPVRYGKGSNAMGCLSTVQVPYAGDDAPGLARVRGYLARVARHPLPALRSLSNRRWSERTVIALVMQSLDNSLTTRLRARGLGKGSLTARQGHGAPNPRQIRAATESASALAEEINGFPGSNLGEVVGRPFTAHFLGGCPIGADRDSGVIDPYHRLYGHPGVSVVDGAAVSANLGVNPSLTITAQAERAMSYWPNNGDPDPRPGQGEAYRRLSPVAPRKPAVPTDAFGALRLPLLGVPPVPPRR; this comes from the coding sequence GTGACCGACAGTGAGGACAAGGGACGCGGATACGACTACGACGTCGTCGTCGTCGGCTCGGGGTTCGGAGGCTCGGTCGCCGCCTTGCGGCTGACCGAGAAGGGCTACCGGGTCGGGGTCCTGGAAGCGGGGCGACGCTTCACCCGCGACACGCTGCCCAAGAACTCCTGGGACCTCGCCAACTACCTCTGGGCGCCCCGCCTCGGCCTGTACGGCCTGCAACGCGTCCACTTCCTGGGGAGCGTCATGGTGCTGGCCGGCGCCGGGGTGGGCGGCGGCTCGCTCAACTACGCCAACACCCTGTACGAACCGCCCCGGCCGTTCTTCGAGGACCCCCAGTGGCGGGACGTCACCGACTGGCGAGCCGAGCTGGAGCCGTACTACGAGCAGGGCCGGCGCATGCTGGGGGTGCGGGTCAACCCGACGACGACCGAGTCCGACACGCACCTGAAGGCCGCCGCCGAACGGATGGGCTGCGGCGAGACCTTCCACATGGCGCCCGTCGGCGTCTTCTTCGGCGACGGGGAGGACAGCGACGGGAAGACACGGGCGAGGCCGGGGCGGAAGGCCCCGGATCCCTACTTCGGCGGCGCGGGGCCGGAACGCCACGCCTGCACGGAATGCGGCGCGTGCATGACCGGCTGCCGGGTCGGCGCCAAGAACACCCTGACGGAGAACTACCTCCACCTCGCCGAGCGTGCCGGCGCGGTGATCCACCCCATGACCACGGTCGTCTCGGTCACCGAGGACGGGCGCGGCGGCCACGTCGTCGTCTGCCGCCCCACGGCCGGCCTCGGACGTGGCCGGCCCGGCCGTACCCTCAGGGCACGCCACGTCGTCCTGGCCGCCGGGACCTACGGAACCCAGACGCTCCTCCACCGCATGCGGGCGAAGGGACTCCTGCCGCGCGTCAGCGACCGGCTCGGCATGCTCACCCGCACCAACTCCGAGGCCCTGGTGGGAGCCCAGACCGACGACCGGCGCTACCGACGCGCCACCGGACGGCGACGCGTGGACTTCACCCGCGGGGTGGCGATCACCTCGTCGATCCACCCGGACGCCGACACCCACATCGAGCCGGTCCGCTATGGCAAGGGCTCCAACGCCATGGGGTGCCTGTCCACCGTCCAGGTGCCCTACGCCGGCGACGACGCGCCGGGCCTCGCGCGGGTGCGCGGCTACCTCGCGCGAGTGGCCCGACACCCGCTGCCGGCCCTGCGGTCGCTGTCCAATCGACGCTGGTCGGAGCGGACCGTCATCGCCTTGGTGATGCAGTCCCTGGACAACTCCCTCACGACCCGCCTCAGGGCGAGGGGCCTCGGCAAGGGTTCGTTGACCGCCCGTCAGGGCCACGGCGCGCCCAACCCCCGACAGATCCGGGCGGCGACCGAGTCCGCCTCGGCTCTCGCCGAGGAGATCAACGGCTTTCCGGGCTCCAATCTCGGCGAGGTGGTGGGCAGGCCGTTCACCGCGCACTTCCTGGGGGGCTGCCCCATCGGCGCCGATCGGGACTCCGGTGTGATCGACCCGTATCACCGGCTGTACGGGCACCCGGGGGTCTCCGTGGTCGACGGGGCCGCGGTCTCGGCCAATCTGGGGGTCAATCCGTCCCTGACCATCACCGCCCAGGCGGAGCGGGCGATGTCGTACTGGCCCAACAACGGAGACCCCGACCCGCGGCCCGGCCAGGGGGAGGCGTACCGCCGACTGAGCCCGGTCGCGCCGCGCAAGCCCGCGGTGCCGACCGACGCCTTCGGCGCCCTGCGGCTGCCCCTTCTCGGGGTGCCGCCGGTTCCGCCGAGGCGGTAG
- a CDS encoding LAETG motif-containing sortase-dependent surface protein, translated as MKLRRAMGVAAATTVLAPLALLSAPAAFATGDDPAPSTGVTAPEDTTPNDSTSEGTDAGGGESPATGGEADGEQDSPSEEDTSGGDPTGDETTGDETTGEGTTGEDATGENSGDGDATEENSEGAGSGGESGGDEETGEEEAGEEEAGEESKDESDTPGEPTWDPYASCEDQDWDEKISSTLSGLPNTIVAGTGWHEFRFVVENGTDTDLKDVWVEAYTEYLETNDEDASLYIDLAEIEVKENGRWTSAFQEGIEFDGESFDFSGSFVGMVGTLEKGATVTFDMRVRIDESAPAGTALALSEAVYAGADGTCRFNGEFYDLTVLGASSDKPDDVQDAVPNGDRPTTPADTAVKPQGGVKEITGSLAETGSSSALPMIGLIGGAAVVVGAGAVFAVKRRKTGSPA; from the coding sequence ATGAAGCTTCGCCGCGCCATGGGCGTCGCCGCCGCGACGACCGTTCTCGCGCCGCTCGCCCTCCTCTCGGCCCCGGCAGCGTTCGCGACGGGCGACGACCCCGCCCCCTCCACCGGCGTCACCGCCCCGGAGGACACCACGCCGAACGACTCCACGTCCGAGGGGACGGACGCGGGCGGCGGCGAGTCCCCCGCAACCGGCGGCGAAGCCGACGGTGAGCAGGACTCCCCGTCCGAGGAGGACACCTCCGGGGGCGACCCCACCGGTGACGAGACGACCGGTGACGAGACGACCGGGGAGGGGACGACCGGGGAGGACGCCACCGGGGAGAACTCCGGCGACGGCGATGCCACTGAGGAGAACTCCGAGGGCGCCGGCAGCGGCGGCGAGTCCGGCGGGGACGAGGAGACCGGCGAGGAGGAGGCCGGCGAGGAGGAGGCCGGCGAGGAGTCGAAGGACGAGTCGGACACGCCCGGCGAGCCGACCTGGGACCCCTACGCCTCCTGCGAGGACCAGGACTGGGACGAGAAGATCAGCTCGACCCTCTCCGGGCTGCCGAACACCATCGTGGCCGGCACCGGCTGGCACGAGTTCCGGTTCGTCGTCGAGAACGGCACCGACACGGACCTGAAGGACGTCTGGGTCGAGGCCTACACCGAGTACCTGGAGACCAACGACGAGGACGCCTCGCTCTACATCGACCTGGCGGAGATCGAGGTCAAGGAGAACGGCCGGTGGACCTCGGCCTTCCAGGAAGGCATCGAGTTCGACGGTGAGTCGTTCGACTTCTCCGGTTCCTTCGTCGGCATGGTCGGCACCCTGGAGAAGGGCGCCACCGTCACCTTCGACATGCGCGTGCGGATCGACGAGTCCGCCCCGGCGGGCACCGCCCTCGCCCTGAGCGAGGCCGTGTACGCGGGCGCCGACGGCACCTGCCGCTTCAACGGCGAGTTCTACGACCTGACCGTGCTGGGCGCCTCCAGCGACAAGCCGGACGACGTCCAGGACGCCGTGCCGAACGGTGACAGGCCCACCACCCCGGCCGACACCGCGGTGAAGCCGCAGGGTGGCGTCAAGGAGATCACCGGCAGCCTCGCCGAGACCGGTTCCAGCTCCGCGCTGCCCATGATCGGCCTGATCGGCGGCGCCGCCGTCGTCGTGGGTGCCGGCGCCGTCTTCGCGGTGAAGCGTCGCAAGACCGGTTCGCCCGCCTGA
- the guaA gene encoding glutamine-hydrolyzing GMP synthase codes for MSSAPPAAAAPDTVLVVDFGAQYAQLIARRVREARVYSEIVPSTMPVEEMLARKPAAIILSGGPSSVYAPGAPTVDRSLFEAGVPVFGMCYGFQLMAQALGGTVDNTGSREYGRTGLAVSRPSSTLFEGTPAEQSVWMSHGDACSAAPEGFTVTASTDIVPVAAFENDARRLYGVQYHPEVMHSTHGQQVLEHFLYRGAGLAPSWTMGNVIEERIAAIREQVGDRRAICGLSGGVDSAVAAALVQKAIGSRLTCVYVDHGLMRKGETEQVEKDFVAATGVQLKVVDAAERFLDALRGVSDPEEKRKIIGREFIRVFERAQAEIVADQGPAVEFLVQGTLYPDVVESGGGTGAANIKSHHNVGGLPEDLEFGLVEPLRRLFKDEVRMVGQELGLPEEIVQRQPFPGPGLGIRIVGEVTRDRLDLLREADAIAREELTAAGLDRDIWQCPVVLLADVRSVGVQGDGRTYGHPVVLRPVSSEDAMTADWSRLPYEVLARISTRITNEVADVNRVVLDVTSKPPGTIEWE; via the coding sequence GTGTCATCAGCGCCTCCCGCTGCCGCCGCCCCCGACACCGTCCTGGTCGTCGACTTCGGCGCGCAGTACGCCCAGCTCATCGCCCGTCGCGTCCGCGAGGCCCGGGTCTACAGCGAGATCGTACCGAGCACCATGCCGGTGGAGGAGATGCTCGCGCGCAAGCCCGCGGCGATCATTCTCTCCGGCGGCCCGTCGTCGGTGTACGCGCCGGGGGCCCCGACGGTCGATCGTTCGCTCTTCGAGGCGGGCGTGCCGGTCTTCGGCATGTGCTACGGGTTCCAGTTGATGGCGCAGGCCCTGGGGGGGACGGTCGACAACACCGGCTCCCGCGAGTACGGCCGCACCGGACTGGCCGTCTCCCGCCCGTCCTCCACCCTCTTCGAGGGCACCCCGGCCGAGCAGTCGGTGTGGATGTCGCACGGCGACGCCTGTTCCGCCGCCCCCGAGGGCTTCACCGTCACCGCCTCCACCGACATCGTGCCGGTCGCCGCCTTCGAGAACGACGCCCGCAGGCTGTACGGCGTCCAGTACCACCCCGAGGTGATGCACTCCACGCACGGGCAGCAGGTACTGGAGCACTTCCTCTACCGCGGCGCGGGCCTGGCGCCGTCGTGGACCATGGGCAACGTGATCGAGGAGCGGATCGCCGCGATCCGCGAGCAGGTCGGCGACCGTCGCGCGATCTGCGGTCTGTCCGGCGGGGTGGACTCGGCCGTCGCCGCCGCGCTCGTCCAGAAGGCCATCGGCTCCCGGCTGACCTGTGTCTACGTGGACCACGGACTCATGCGCAAGGGCGAGACCGAGCAGGTCGAGAAGGACTTCGTCGCCGCGACCGGTGTCCAGTTGAAGGTCGTGGACGCCGCCGAGCGGTTCCTGGACGCCTTGCGCGGGGTCTCCGACCCCGAGGAGAAGCGGAAGATCATCGGACGGGAGTTCATCCGGGTCTTCGAACGGGCCCAGGCGGAGATCGTCGCCGACCAGGGGCCGGCGGTGGAGTTCCTCGTCCAGGGGACCCTCTACCCGGACGTCGTCGAATCCGGTGGCGGCACCGGAGCGGCCAACATCAAGTCGCACCACAACGTCGGCGGGCTCCCCGAGGACCTGGAGTTCGGGCTCGTGGAGCCGCTGCGCCGACTCTTCAAGGACGAGGTCCGGATGGTCGGTCAGGAACTCGGGCTGCCGGAGGAGATCGTGCAGCGACAGCCGTTCCCCGGCCCCGGCCTCGGTATCCGCATCGTCGGGGAGGTGACCCGGGACCGACTCGACCTGCTGCGCGAAGCCGACGCCATCGCCCGCGAGGAGTTGACGGCCGCGGGCCTCGACCGCGACATCTGGCAGTGCCCGGTGGTCCTGCTCGCCGACGTGCGCTCCGTCGGCGTCCAGGGGGACGGGCGGACCTACGGTCACCCCGTCGTCCTGCGTCCGGTCTCCTCCGAGGACGCCATGACCGCCGACTGGTCCCGACTCCCGTACGAGGTGCTCGCGCGGATCTCGACACGGATCACCAACGAGGTCGCCGACGTGAACCGGGTCGTGCTGGACGTGACCAGCAAGCCGCCGGGCACCATCGAGTGGGAGTGA